A single Desulfovibrio piger DNA region contains:
- a CDS encoding alanine racemase: MTTLAALTTPCLLLEDEKLQANMDRLARRLHERGVSLRPHLKTCKNREIARRCMESPTGPATVSTLAEAEYFAAGGVRDICYAVGIAPNKLERVAGLRRRGIDLSVVLDNEESARLLVDFARQRDCRLAVLLEIDCDGHRAGLRPDDPRLTAIAALLRDGGQEVRGVLTHAGSAYDLPGTEAITALAAQECAAATTAARLLREAGFPCPVVSVGSTPTAFFGEDFSGITEVRAGVYVFQDLVMAGLGVCRPEDLALSVLTTVIGRQGDGRALIVDAGWMALSRDTGLPWKRDAFGYGLVCDEAGQLIPGLRVTETNQEHGIVSGPSCPALPAGTRLRILPVHACATAACFDSYILLQDGRISGRLERCRGW; this comes from the coding sequence ATGACCACACTCGCTGCGCTGACCACGCCCTGCCTGCTGCTGGAAGATGAAAAGCTGCAGGCCAATATGGACCGGCTGGCCCGCCGCCTGCACGAGCGCGGCGTCTCCCTGCGGCCCCATCTCAAGACCTGCAAGAACAGGGAGATCGCCCGTCGCTGCATGGAAAGCCCCACCGGCCCGGCCACGGTCTCCACACTGGCGGAAGCCGAATATTTTGCCGCAGGCGGCGTGCGCGACATCTGCTATGCCGTCGGCATCGCTCCCAACAAGCTGGAACGGGTGGCCGGACTGCGCCGGCGCGGCATCGACCTGAGCGTGGTGCTGGACAATGAGGAAAGCGCCCGGCTGCTGGTGGACTTTGCCCGGCAGCGGGACTGCCGCCTGGCCGTGCTGCTGGAGATAGACTGTGACGGACACCGGGCCGGACTGCGACCCGACGATCCCCGTCTGACGGCCATCGCCGCCCTGCTGCGGGACGGCGGCCAGGAAGTCCGCGGCGTCCTGACCCATGCGGGGTCCGCCTATGACCTGCCCGGCACGGAGGCCATCACCGCCCTGGCCGCACAGGAGTGCGCCGCGGCCACTACGGCGGCACGGCTGCTGCGGGAAGCCGGTTTCCCCTGCCCCGTGGTCAGCGTCGGCTCCACGCCCACGGCCTTTTTCGGTGAGGATTTTTCCGGCATCACGGAAGTCCGGGCGGGCGTCTATGTCTTCCAGGACCTCGTCATGGCCGGTCTGGGCGTCTGCCGCCCCGAAGACCTGGCCCTTTCCGTGCTGACCACGGTCATCGGACGGCAAGGCGACGGCCGTGCCCTGATCGTCGATGCGGGCTGGATGGCCCTTTCACGCGATACGGGCCTGCCCTGGAAGCGGGATGCCTTCGGCTACGGGCTCGTCTGCGACGAGGCTGGGCAACTGATCCCCGGTCTGCGCGTCACGGAGACCAACCAGGAGCACGGCATCGTCAGCGGGCCTTCCTGCCCCGCCCTGCCCGCAGGCACCCGCCTGCGCATCCTGCCCGTCCATGCCTGCGCCACCGCGGCCTGCTTCGACAGCTACATCCTCCTGCAGGACGGCCGGATCAGCGGCCGTCTCGAACGCTGCCGGGGCTGGTAA
- a CDS encoding EamA family transporter yields MDGHVLLLVLAAALLHATWNSIVKGGSNKLFESSINALGGGLGALAILPFLPAPAPESWGLLALSCCFHLTYYICISQAYDKVDLSMGYTIMRGCAPMLTALALLLLGNHISLTAWGGILLLCLGILTLTLEHVHKGARAADILICLRTSLVIAAYTLADGHGARASGNGVSYTCWIFFLNIFPIHAYVLWRHGHTYISYLRARAATGLFGGLCGLGSYGIALWAMTLAPIALVAALRETSVIFGMLLAVIFLHERLSPPRILAILIVMGGAMLIRLG; encoded by the coding sequence ATGGACGGACATGTCCTGCTTCTTGTGCTGGCCGCGGCCCTGCTGCACGCCACCTGGAACAGCATCGTCAAAGGCGGCTCCAACAAACTTTTCGAATCTTCCATAAACGCCCTGGGCGGCGGGCTGGGAGCCCTGGCCATCCTGCCCTTCCTGCCCGCACCGGCGCCGGAATCCTGGGGCCTGCTGGCACTTTCCTGCTGTTTCCACCTGACATATTACATCTGCATCTCGCAGGCTTATGACAAGGTGGACCTGTCCATGGGCTATACCATCATGCGCGGCTGTGCCCCCATGCTCACGGCCCTGGCCCTGCTGCTGCTCGGCAACCACATCAGCCTCACCGCCTGGGGCGGTATCCTCCTGCTCTGCCTCGGCATCCTGACCCTGACCCTGGAGCATGTCCACAAGGGGGCCCGTGCCGCGGACATCCTCATCTGTCTGCGCACGTCCCTGGTCATCGCGGCCTATACGCTGGCCGATGGACACGGTGCCCGGGCCAGCGGCAACGGCGTCAGCTATACCTGCTGGATCTTCTTCCTCAACATCTTCCCCATCCATGCCTATGTGCTCTGGCGGCACGGGCACACCTACATCAGCTATCTGCGGGCCCGCGCGGCCACGGGCCTGTTCGGCGGTCTGTGCGGCCTGGGCTCCTACGGCATCGCCCTCTGGGCCATGACCCTGGCCCCCATCGCCCTGGTGGCGGCCCTGCGCGAGACCTCCGTGATCTTCGGCATGCTTCTGGCCGTCATCTTCCTGCACGAACGGCTCTCGCCTCCGCGCATCCTGGCCATCCTCATCGTCATGGGCGGGGCCATGCTGATACGGCTCGGCTGA
- a CDS encoding glucokinase, with translation MNMLATIDLGGTHCRFARFTVTARGLALDAVETCPTARLKDSDAVLEQWEKRQHTSLSQVAALVMGVAGPVPDGLTARLSNAPLRVDLKTAMPRFGLRRARVVNDFVCEACACLTRIGERSRHLLGPADMPCPSRRSAGEAPAPVAVLGAGTGLGAGWLVPQVDNGRLRWLPLPSEAGHQAFAFLGREEEAFALFARKQLGRSLLRADDIVTGRGLAVLHHFLTGRELAPAAAAAEGLADDCPTLRWYARFLGRTCAHWGLATLCYSGLFLTGGMVLRNPAVTEHPAFAEGFFMAPGLDVLERLPVSRYTDAHSGLWGAAWLAEQLATGCLPNS, from the coding sequence ATGAACATGCTTGCCACCATCGATCTGGGCGGGACCCACTGCCGTTTTGCCCGTTTTACCGTTACGGCCCGGGGGCTGGCCCTGGACGCTGTGGAAACATGTCCCACGGCCCGCCTGAAGGACAGTGATGCCGTGCTGGAACAGTGGGAAAAGCGTCAGCACACGTCGCTGTCACAGGTCGCCGCACTGGTCATGGGCGTCGCCGGACCTGTGCCGGATGGCCTGACGGCCCGTCTGAGCAACGCCCCCTTGCGGGTGGATCTGAAAACCGCCATGCCGCGCTTCGGCCTGCGTCGTGCCCGGGTGGTCAATGATTTCGTCTGCGAGGCCTGCGCCTGCCTGACCCGGATCGGGGAGCGGTCCCGGCATCTGCTGGGACCGGCTGACATGCCCTGTCCGTCACGCCGTTCTGCTGGAGAGGCGCCTGCGCCGGTGGCCGTGCTGGGGGCCGGTACGGGGCTGGGGGCCGGCTGGCTCGTCCCGCAGGTGGACAACGGGCGGCTGCGCTGGCTGCCCCTGCCGTCAGAGGCCGGGCATCAGGCTTTTGCCTTTCTGGGACGGGAAGAGGAGGCATTCGCGCTCTTTGCCCGGAAGCAGCTTGGGCGGTCGCTGCTGCGGGCCGATGACATCGTCACGGGGCGGGGGCTGGCCGTGCTGCACCATTTCCTGACAGGCCGGGAACTGGCGCCCGCTGCCGCGGCGGCCGAAGGGCTGGCCGATGATTGTCCGACCCTGCGCTGGTATGCCCGCTTCCTGGGACGGACCTGCGCGCACTGGGGCCTGGCCACGCTGTGTTACAGCGGGCTGTTCCTTACCGGCGGCATGGTGCTGCGCAATCCTGCGGTCACGGAGCACCCGGCCTTTGCAGAAGGGTTCTTCATGGCTCCTGGCCTGGATGTGCTGGAACGCCTTCCTGTCAGCCGCTATACGGATGCGCACAGCGGCCTGTGGGGCGCTGCCTGGCTGGCGGAACAGCTGGCCACGGGGTGCCTCCCGAACTCGTGA
- a CDS encoding YhdT family protein, with product MARKNDKRFLQANREALFALAAYALYFLWWYLTAYGLGSDAPENYRYTLGMPDWFFYSCVLGYPVACLLVWGLVRFFFKDMPLGSDENPQAPERSSAGESRPGREERP from the coding sequence ATGGCCCGCAAAAACGACAAGCGTTTCCTTCAGGCGAACCGGGAAGCCCTGTTCGCCCTGGCCGCCTATGCCCTGTATTTTCTCTGGTGGTATCTGACAGCCTACGGTCTGGGGAGCGATGCCCCGGAAAACTACAGGTATACGCTGGGCATGCCGGACTGGTTCTTCTACAGCTGCGTGCTGGGCTACCCTGTGGCCTGCCTGCTCGTCTGGGGCCTGGTGCGTTTTTTCTTCAAGGACATGCCGCTTGGCTCTGACGAAAACCCGCAGGCACCGGAAAGGTCTTCCGCAGGAGAAAGCCGTCCCGGCCGGGAGGAACGTCCATGA
- the panF gene encoding sodium/pantothenate symporter has protein sequence MTAAASTLIPIVLYLALSFAVALWAGRRSRKHENASGFLEEYFLGSRSMGGFVLAMTVVASYTSASSFIGGPGVAYTVGLSWVLLAMIQMPTVFLTIGVLGKRFAMEARAMNAVTITDYLRVRYGSDAVAILCSLALLVFFVAAMTAQFIGGARLFQAITGYPYEAGLALFGITVIAYTALGGFRAVVLTDAMQGIVMTVAAVVVLLAVVQAGGGMEACMSRLKAIDPGLITPTGPKDAVPQPMILSFWVLVGLGVLGLPQTSQRCMGYKDSRAMHSAMIMGTVIIGFLLLSVHLAGALGRAVIPDLAVGDMAMPSLILELLPPFWAGVFIAGPLAAIMSTVDSMLLLASAAIIKDLYVQYILKGDSSRMPLQRIKRFSLGCTAAIGAIVFVAALEPPDLLVWINLFAFGGLEATFLWPLLLGLYWRNANAAGALSSILVGVACFFALSVLKPPMHGIHAIVPSTLAALLAFLLGNRLGTSRPA, from the coding sequence ATGACGGCTGCTGCCTCCACACTGATCCCCATCGTCCTGTATCTGGCACTGTCCTTTGCGGTGGCCCTGTGGGCCGGCAGGCGCTCCCGCAAGCACGAGAACGCCTCGGGCTTCCTTGAGGAATATTTTCTGGGCAGCCGTTCCATGGGCGGCTTTGTGCTGGCCATGACCGTGGTGGCCAGCTACACCAGTGCCAGCAGTTTCATCGGCGGGCCGGGCGTGGCCTATACCGTGGGCCTGAGCTGGGTCCTGCTGGCCATGATCCAGATGCCCACCGTTTTCCTGACCATAGGGGTCCTGGGCAAACGTTTCGCCATGGAGGCCCGGGCCATGAATGCCGTGACCATCACCGATTACCTGCGCGTCCGCTACGGCAGCGACGCCGTAGCCATCCTCTGCTCTCTGGCCCTGCTGGTCTTCTTCGTGGCGGCCATGACGGCCCAGTTCATCGGCGGGGCGCGCCTGTTCCAGGCCATCACCGGCTATCCCTATGAGGCCGGGCTGGCGCTCTTCGGCATCACGGTCATCGCCTATACCGCGCTGGGCGGCTTCCGCGCCGTGGTCCTTACCGATGCCATGCAGGGCATCGTCATGACCGTGGCCGCCGTCGTGGTGCTGCTGGCGGTGGTCCAGGCCGGCGGCGGCATGGAGGCCTGCATGTCGCGCCTCAAGGCCATCGATCCCGGTCTCATCACGCCCACAGGGCCCAAGGACGCCGTGCCCCAGCCCATGATCCTCTCCTTCTGGGTGCTGGTGGGCCTGGGCGTGCTGGGCCTGCCCCAGACGAGCCAGCGCTGCATGGGCTACAAGGACTCCCGGGCCATGCACAGCGCCATGATCATGGGCACGGTCATCATCGGTTTCCTGCTGCTGAGCGTCCATCTGGCCGGGGCGCTGGGGCGGGCCGTCATCCCCGACCTGGCCGTGGGCGACATGGCCATGCCCAGCCTGATCCTGGAACTGCTGCCGCCGTTCTGGGCCGGGGTCTTCATCGCCGGGCCCCTGGCGGCCATCATGTCCACGGTGGACTCCATGCTGCTCCTGGCCTCAGCGGCCATCATCAAGGATCTTTATGTGCAGTATATCCTGAAGGGCGACAGCAGCCGCATGCCCTTGCAGCGCATCAAGCGTTTCAGCCTGGGCTGCACGGCCGCCATCGGCGCCATCGTCTTCGTGGCCGCGCTGGAGCCGCCGGATCTGCTGGTCTGGATCAATCTGTTCGCCTTCGGCGGTCTGGAAGCCACCTTCCTCTGGCCCCTGCTGCTGGGCCTGTACTGGCGCAACGCCAATGCGGCCGGAGCCCTGAGCTCCATCCTGGTGGGGGTGGCCTGTTTCTTTGCCCTGAGCGTCCTCAAGCCGCCCATGCACGGCATCCACGCCATCGTGCCCTCGACCCTCGCGGCCCTGCTGGCTTTCCTGCTGGGGAACAGGCTGGGGACATCGCGCCCCGCCTGA
- a CDS encoding TRAP transporter large permease has product MELFLFLGSLFAFLFVGIPISMVLVLCSIVLMWHSGMWDSMIIPSTMLDGANNYPLMAIPFFVFAGEIMAEGGLSKRVVQLAQLMIGRVRGGLGYAAIISSVIFAGLMGSSVGEAAALGGLLLPMMAEVGYKPGRAGGVIASGAILGPIIPPSTNFILLGATISGLSITKLFMIGLFPGIFIGLALMVVWYFIVRIDGYNETITFSREEKWKIIRDAMPAFMMPVLLLGGIRFGVFTPTEGGAFAAIYAIIVCVGYYRELSFRGLLRVSARAARTTAVVMLIVATATAVGWFITIAQIPNQVTDLFRPLIDSPVLLLLAINIFLFLVGMVMDLTPNILIFAPVFYPLITQAGIDPYFFGLLFILNLGIGVITPPVGTVLYVVCGVGNIKITKLVRGMLPFLVTEIVMLFLLLFFPTLSLTPLKWLMGGG; this is encoded by the coding sequence ATGGAGCTTTTTCTTTTCCTTGGCAGCCTCTTTGCATTCCTGTTTGTCGGCATCCCCATCTCCATGGTGCTGGTGCTGTGCTCCATCGTGCTCATGTGGCACTCCGGCATGTGGGACAGCATGATCATCCCATCCACCATGCTGGACGGGGCCAACAATTATCCCCTCATGGCCATCCCCTTCTTCGTCTTTGCCGGCGAGATCATGGCCGAGGGCGGCCTGTCCAAACGTGTGGTGCAGCTGGCCCAGCTCATGATCGGTCGCGTGCGCGGCGGTCTTGGCTATGCCGCCATCATCTCCAGCGTGATCTTTGCCGGCCTGATGGGCAGCTCCGTGGGTGAAGCCGCGGCCCTGGGCGGCCTGCTGCTGCCCATGATGGCCGAAGTGGGCTACAAGCCCGGTCGCGCGGGCGGCGTCATCGCCTCGGGCGCCATCCTCGGCCCCATCATCCCGCCCAGCACCAACTTCATCCTGCTGGGTGCGACCATCAGCGGTCTGTCCATCACCAAGCTGTTCATGATCGGCCTGTTCCCGGGCATCTTCATCGGCCTGGCCCTGATGGTGGTCTGGTATTTCATCGTGCGTATCGACGGGTACAACGAGACCATCACCTTCTCGCGCGAAGAAAAGTGGAAGATCATCCGCGATGCCATGCCGGCCTTCATGATGCCTGTACTGCTGCTGGGCGGCATCCGTTTCGGCGTGTTCACGCCTACGGAAGGCGGCGCCTTCGCGGCCATCTATGCCATCATCGTCTGTGTGGGGTACTACCGGGAACTGAGCTTCCGCGGCCTGCTGCGCGTCAGCGCCCGTGCGGCGCGGACCACCGCTGTGGTCATGCTCATCGTGGCCACGGCCACGGCCGTGGGCTGGTTCATCACCATCGCCCAGATCCCCAACCAGGTGACCGACCTGTTCCGGCCGCTCATCGACAGCCCCGTGCTCCTGCTGCTGGCCATCAACATCTTCCTGTTCCTGGTGGGCATGGTCATGGACCTGACCCCCAACATCCTGATCTTTGCCCCGGTGTTCTATCCCCTGATCACCCAGGCCGGCATCGATCCGTACTTCTTCGGCCTGCTGTTCATCCTGAACCTGGGCATCGGTGTCATCACCCCGCCCGTGGGCACGGTGCTGTATGTGGTCTGCGGGGTGGGCAACATCAAGATCACCAAGCTGGTGCGGGGCATGCTGCCCTTCCTGGTGACGGAGATCGTCATGCTCTTCCTGCTCCTCTTCTTCCCCACGCTCTCGCTCACGCCGCTCAAGTGGCTTATGGGCGGCGGCTAG
- a CDS encoding TRAP transporter small permease, with protein sequence MSSETKTTPATASGQPAAENRHGLSGELLFEIFCAVIFLGMIGLVFYNAFLRYVFGGSYPPSEEWARFLFIYITFFGAIEAFYWKKHIAVDMFVDMFSGMPRKCIEILAILLTMGALGLLLDGGITYVLQTIDTNSVATNVNMAFINSTLPIMAFTAILICLRDLIAIVRRPASSFAKATEEEKIEQEISKEL encoded by the coding sequence ATGAGCAGCGAAACCAAAACGACGCCCGCAACGGCTTCCGGGCAGCCGGCTGCCGAAAACAGGCACGGTTTGTCTGGCGAACTGCTTTTTGAAATTTTCTGTGCGGTCATCTTTCTGGGGATGATCGGTCTGGTCTTCTACAATGCCTTTTTGCGCTATGTGTTTGGCGGAAGTTATCCCCCCAGCGAAGAGTGGGCGCGCTTTCTTTTCATCTACATCACCTTTTTCGGTGCCATTGAGGCATTCTACTGGAAAAAGCACATCGCGGTGGACATGTTCGTGGACATGTTTTCGGGCATGCCCCGCAAATGCATAGAGATCCTGGCCATTTTGCTGACCATGGGGGCCCTGGGGCTGCTGCTTGACGGCGGCATCACCTATGTGCTGCAGACCATCGACACCAATTCGGTCGCCACCAACGTCAACATGGCCTTCATCAACAGCACACTGCCCATCATGGCCTTCACGGCCATCCTTATCTGCCTGCGGGATCTGATCGCCATCGTGCGCCGCCCGGCCAGCAGCTTCGCCAAGGCGACGGAAGAGGAAAAGATCGAGCAGGAAATCAGCAAGGAGTTGTAG
- a CDS encoding TRAP transporter substrate-binding protein produces MKRIVALLLACAFVMGALAAPAMAAKTVVIKIAGMKPEGEPETIGMHKFGQYLKELSGGKYEVQVFPNSTLGKEDAYIASTRKGIIQMCATGTQTSALHPAMAMLETPMLYDSYDHARRAMEGETFKLINEGFTEKSGLRTLNAFPLGFRHFYTKKPLNGIDDVKGLRMRVPNIPLYTNFAKECGISGQPMPFAEVPSALDQGVIDGGDSPLSDIVALKMYEITPQITLTGHILVIHSLYINEKFYQSLPEQDKAWFNEAAKRAADDIWQMVEEGDAKAIETIKAAKGSVNTPSKEFHDYMVEAGKRSWKLFYDTVPNAKEILESAASYRDAK; encoded by the coding sequence ATGAAACGTATCGTTGCACTGCTTTTGGCCTGCGCCTTTGTCATGGGCGCGCTGGCTGCGCCTGCCATGGCTGCCAAGACCGTCGTCATCAAGATCGCCGGCATGAAGCCCGAAGGTGAACCCGAAACCATCGGCATGCACAAGTTCGGCCAGTATCTGAAGGAACTCTCCGGCGGCAAATACGAAGTGCAGGTCTTCCCCAACAGTACCCTGGGCAAGGAAGATGCCTACATCGCCAGTACCCGCAAGGGCATCATCCAGATGTGTGCCACGGGTACCCAGACTTCGGCCCTGCATCCCGCCATGGCCATGCTGGAAACTCCCATGCTGTACGACAGCTATGACCATGCCCGCCGTGCCATGGAAGGCGAGACCTTCAAGCTGATCAATGAAGGCTTCACCGAAAAGTCCGGCCTGCGTACCCTGAACGCCTTCCCTCTGGGCTTCCGCCACTTCTACACCAAGAAGCCCCTGAACGGCATCGATGACGTGAAGGGCCTGCGCATGCGTGTGCCCAACATCCCCCTGTACACCAACTTTGCCAAGGAATGCGGCATCAGCGGCCAGCCCATGCCGTTTGCCGAAGTGCCCAGCGCTCTTGACCAGGGCGTCATCGACGGCGGCGACAGCCCCCTGTCCGACATCGTGGCCCTGAAGATGTACGAGATCACCCCCCAGATCACCCTGACCGGCCATATCCTGGTGATCCACTCCCTGTACATCAACGAAAAGTTCTACCAGAGCCTGCCGGAACAGGACAAGGCCTGGTTCAACGAAGCCGCCAAGCGCGCCGCTGACGACATCTGGCAGATGGTGGAAGAAGGCGATGCCAAGGCCATCGAGACCATCAAGGCCGCCAAGGGTTCCGTGAACACGCCTTCCAAGGAATTCCACGACTACATGGTGGAAGCGGGCAAGCGCAGCTGGAAGCTGTTCTATGATACCGTTCCCAATGCCAAGGAAATCCTGGAAAGCGCCGCCAGCTATCGCGACGCGAAGTAG
- a CDS encoding DeoR/GlpR family DNA-binding transcription regulator, with protein sequence MTKTTERHQALLHMLNARGYATIDELTKCFSVTPQTIRKDINTLAGQGKVQRFHGGVGMPLSTENILYEQRKKLFLPEKKAIAQMLAKHIPDGASICINLGTTTEEVAHALLGHTNLRVLTNNLNVAAIMARNPNFDVVVAGGTVRHHDHGIIGPSAENFIREFRVDYGIIGISGIDQDGNMLDFDYREVSVARTIIECSRRVFLATDNSKFGRSAMVRVANVCDIEAVFSNGPLEEPWQRMLQEAGTELYLV encoded by the coding sequence ATGACCAAGACAACGGAACGCCACCAGGCCCTGCTGCACATGCTCAATGCGCGTGGCTATGCGACCATCGACGAGCTCACCAAATGTTTTTCCGTGACCCCGCAGACCATCCGCAAGGATATCAACACCCTGGCCGGACAAGGCAAGGTGCAGCGCTTCCACGGCGGTGTCGGCATGCCGCTGAGTACGGAAAACATCCTTTACGAGCAGCGCAAAAAACTGTTCCTGCCTGAAAAAAAGGCCATCGCCCAGATGCTGGCCAAACACATCCCCGACGGTGCCTCCATCTGCATCAACCTGGGCACGACCACCGAGGAGGTCGCCCATGCCCTGCTGGGGCACACCAATCTGCGGGTGCTGACCAACAACCTCAACGTGGCCGCCATCATGGCCCGCAACCCCAACTTCGATGTGGTGGTGGCCGGCGGCACTGTCCGGCACCACGACCACGGCATCATCGGCCCCAGTGCGGAGAACTTCATCAGGGAATTCCGGGTGGATTACGGCATCATCGGCATTTCCGGCATCGATCAGGACGGCAACATGCTGGATTTCGACTACAGGGAGGTCTCCGTGGCCCGGACCATCATCGAATGCTCGCGCCGGGTCTTCCTGGCCACGGACAATTCCAAATTCGGCCGTTCCGCCATGGTCCGGGTGGCCAACGTCTGTGATATCGAGGCGGTGTTCTCCAACGGGCCCCTTGAAGAGCCCTGGCAGCGGATGCTCCAGGAGGCCGGGACGGAACTGTATCTGGTCTAG
- a CDS encoding Na+/H+ antiporter NhaC family protein: MNVVVISLFLGGLALCIRTGVSLLWALAFGLLCFSGQAFRQGFRPREIIALWGRGVRTIGDILKIFVLIGMLTAVWRSAGTIPYIIHHCLPWVDPAHFHLWVFLLCSLLSLLLGTSFGTVSTLGVVFMLLARTAGLDPLMTAGAVMSGIYVGDRSSPVSSSAALVCALTGTSIYDNVRLMWRTSLLPFFLVCLAYVLFPSARVESLPYMDGLFADGLAPDARALLPAVFMLVPLLLRWDVKKIMSCSIIAGCVVSLTVRQMAPAALLRCLVYGYEPPAGMEMLAGGGLLSMVQVAGIVLLTSAYAGLLEATGLLDGLSALGRCLALRLGAFRTTVLAGLPVAAVSCNQTLGIMLTSQLCAPLWRDRKKMVLPLENGIVLLAAVIPWSIAGSVPCAIMGVGPECLPYAFYLYVVPLTDMLRRH; encoded by the coding sequence ATGAACGTCGTCGTCATATCGCTGTTCCTGGGGGGACTGGCCCTGTGCATCCGCACGGGTGTGTCGCTGCTGTGGGCCCTGGCTTTTGGCCTGCTGTGTTTTTCGGGGCAGGCTTTCCGGCAGGGCTTCCGCCCCCGCGAGATCATCGCTCTGTGGGGGAGGGGCGTGCGGACCATCGGCGATATCCTGAAGATCTTCGTCCTCATCGGCATGCTGACGGCGGTCTGGCGCTCGGCCGGCACCATCCCCTACATCATCCACCATTGCCTGCCCTGGGTGGATCCTGCCCATTTCCACCTTTGGGTCTTCCTGTTGTGCAGCCTGCTGAGCCTGTTGCTGGGGACCTCGTTCGGCACGGTCAGTACCCTGGGGGTTGTTTTCATGCTGCTGGCGCGCACGGCCGGGCTTGATCCGCTCATGACGGCCGGAGCGGTCATGAGCGGCATCTATGTGGGGGACCGCAGCTCGCCAGTGTCGTCCAGCGCGGCGCTGGTCTGTGCCCTGACGGGAACCTCCATCTATGATAACGTGCGGCTCATGTGGCGCACGTCCCTGCTGCCTTTCTTTCTGGTCTGCCTGGCCTATGTCCTCTTCCCGTCGGCACGGGTAGAGAGCCTGCCGTACATGGACGGCCTGTTTGCCGACGGGCTGGCGCCGGATGCCCGGGCCCTGCTGCCGGCCGTCTTCATGCTGGTGCCCCTGCTGCTGCGATGGGACGTCAAGAAGATCATGTCATGCAGCATCATTGCCGGATGCGTGGTCTCCCTGACTGTCCGGCAGATGGCACCGGCTGCCTTGCTGCGCTGTCTGGTGTACGGCTATGAGCCGCCGGCGGGCATGGAGATGCTGGCGGGGGGCGGTCTGCTTTCCATGGTCCAGGTGGCGGGCATCGTCCTGCTGACTTCGGCCTATGCGGGGCTGCTGGAGGCCACCGGCCTGCTGGACGGCCTGTCGGCTCTGGGGCGATGCCTGGCCCTGCGGCTGGGGGCCTTTCGGACCACGGTGCTGGCGGGCCTGCCTGTGGCCGCTGTAAGCTGCAACCAGACGCTCGGCATCATGCTGACCAGCCAGCTGTGCGCGCCTCTCTGGCGGGACAGGAAGAAAATGGTCCTGCCGCTGGAAAACGGCATTGTCCTGCTGGCGGCTGTCATCCCCTGGAGCATCGCGGGGAGCGTCCCCTGCGCCATCATGGGCGTGGGGCCGGAGTGCCTGCCCTATGCCTTTTACCTGTATGTGGTGCCACTGACGGACATGCTGCGGCGTCACTGA
- a CDS encoding alpha/beta hydrolase translates to MSAIQTDVRIKAAAGISTWDVGDSARNGFPGVEIENFMQKLLQEVARARTAAARGEEAPCWKYVPDGPDEIDEHTSVIQREACEYYRTPRCSYPTSANRYLVSSNDKLAAFDAFAYLDTVSPRPLLFIVGSRADTLYFTEDAYRRAKEPKKIHVVEGASHVDLYDKPEYVTQVAAALKDFFGSAL, encoded by the coding sequence ATGAGTGCCATCCAGACCGATGTGCGCATCAAGGCGGCGGCCGGGATCAGCACCTGGGACGTGGGCGACAGCGCCAGGAACGGTTTTCCCGGTGTGGAGATCGAGAACTTCATGCAGAAGCTGCTGCAGGAAGTGGCCCGCGCCAGAACGGCGGCAGCCCGGGGAGAAGAAGCTCCCTGCTGGAAATATGTCCCGGACGGTCCGGACGAGATCGACGAGCATACCTCCGTGATCCAGCGGGAAGCCTGCGAATATTACAGGACGCCGCGCTGCAGTTATCCGACGTCCGCCAACCGCTACCTTGTTTCCAGCAATGACAAGCTGGCGGCCTTCGATGCCTTTGCCTATCTGGATACGGTGTCGCCCCGTCCTTTGCTGTTCATCGTGGGCAGCCGGGCGGATACGCTCTATTTCACGGAAGATGCCTACCGGCGGGCCAAAGAACCCAAGAAGATCCATGTGGTGGAAGGGGCCAGCCATGTGGATCTGTATGACAAGCCGGAATACGTCACCCAGGTGGCGGCAGCCCTGAAGGACTTCTTCGGCAGCGCGCTGTAG
- a CDS encoding alpha/beta hydrolase, with product MQYATHYEEGKKVSFKKFDLQLAGLLFLPDDFDADGTYPAVVVTHPGGGVKEQCSSLYAWHLARAGYVALAFDASHQGESEGLPRCLEDPFSRVEDIRSAVDYLVTLPYVDEERIGAMGVCAGAAIP from the coding sequence ATGCAGTATGCGACGCATTATGAGGAAGGAAAAAAAGTTTCGTTCAAAAAGTTCGATCTGCAGCTGGCGGGCCTGCTGTTCCTGCCCGACGATTTTGATGCGGACGGCACATACCCCGCGGTGGTGGTCACCCATCCCGGCGGCGGTGTGAAGGAACAGTGTTCTTCCCTCTACGCCTGGCATCTGGCCCGGGCCGGCTATGTGGCCCTGGCATTCGATGCCTCCCATCAGGGCGAGAGCGAAGGTCTGCCCCGCTGTCTGGAAGATCCCTTCTCGCGCGTGGAGGACATCCGCTCGGCTGTGGATTACCTCGTCACTCTGCCGTACGTCGATGAAGAGCGTATCGGGGCCATGGGCGTCTGCGCGGGGGCGGCTATACCATGA